A single region of the Hyalangium ruber genome encodes:
- a CDS encoding YIP1 family protein — MTSLAQPARVLVDPIDGMGAAIEARRWVWPLVMLCLCVSLSGVSFALRWNAAPAVIQKLQMTGELTRYSESEVADEIQTTSRKALVGGIAKGVFVMPLQVLLLAAVLWLTAWLFGAPAAFGRMMAVAAIAMLPIALFHLIFAACASAQYSLSETQVESLVPSSLAMLEGLSPKLRGALKAVDFFNLWSVGLMALGFSSATGMRRGRALLLAVVLYAMFVGVFLIGLPGIMAGMAGGPGMGGGK, encoded by the coding sequence ATGACTTCTCTCGCCCAACCGGCCCGCGTCCTCGTCGATCCGATCGATGGGATGGGGGCCGCCATCGAAGCCCGCCGGTGGGTGTGGCCCCTGGTGATGCTGTGCCTGTGTGTCTCGCTGTCCGGGGTGTCCTTCGCCCTGCGCTGGAACGCGGCACCCGCGGTCATTCAAAAGCTCCAGATGACCGGCGAGCTGACCCGGTACTCGGAGAGCGAGGTGGCCGATGAGATCCAGACCACCTCGCGCAAGGCGCTGGTGGGGGGCATCGCCAAGGGCGTCTTCGTCATGCCGCTGCAGGTGCTGCTGCTGGCCGCGGTGCTGTGGCTCACCGCGTGGCTGTTTGGCGCGCCGGCGGCCTTTGGCCGGATGATGGCGGTGGCGGCCATCGCCATGCTGCCCATCGCCCTCTTCCATCTCATCTTCGCCGCGTGCGCCTCCGCGCAGTACTCCCTGAGCGAGACCCAGGTGGAGAGCCTGGTGCCCTCCAGCCTGGCGATGCTCGAGGGGCTGTCGCCCAAGCTCCGGGGAGCGCTCAAGGCGGTGGACTTCTTCAACCTCTGGAGCGTGGGGTTGATGGCGCTGGGCTTCTCCTCCGCCACGGGCATGCGCCGCGGCCGCGCGCTGCTGCTGGCCGTGGTGCTCTACGCCATGTTCGTGGGGGTGTTCCTCATCGGCCTGCCGGGAAT
- a CDS encoding AAA family ATPase, whose amino-acid sequence MVDSTDLAQVLHEAKDIAQSVAQKLSSAHVLLALFTVDNPAQVLLREKGVDEDGLLERMTGAPTEEEHLVRDLCQRARVIAQQCDSREADCLHLLIAFARVRCAANDLLAQAGVDLIGLRTTALSYFTSGRMPRKLQQSSRAQPPHALGSRYPLGRPLGAPPSPLPQAAVALSLPRPTPSRPSMPALSPRDLIDEDEGRDEAPVAAEPAPQAPVARAIPVPPAPASLLPQARPALPTPAPLSTTKPGSLALDAKQYPLLTSLGRNLSVLAQEGKLDPVVGRAKEMEEVIDILGKRRTNNPCLLGEAGVGKTAVVEGVAQQLVTLRGTLATKVLVELDMASLVAGTQLRGSFSEKLNALKDEVRKADGRVVVFIDEIHTLVGAGSTGEGPQDAANELKTAMARGEFPCIGATTHDEFRKFITNDPALERRFTPVVVNEPSVPETVEILKGVIGRYEEHHGLQYAPEALEAAASLASRYVTDRFMPDKAISVADLAGSRCHREGKATVEPADVARVVAKLAGVPEERLLLNDSARLLSLETDLAGRVIGHEDAVSRIARVIRRNYAGFASRRPMGSFLFLGPTGVGKTEMARALAEVLFGNRDALVRLDMSEMSESHGVSRLIGSPAGYVGYGEGGQLSEPVRRRPSSVVVLDEIEKAHREVQMLLLQVLEEGRLTDGKGRHIDFSNTVVIMTTNLGAEAFSRTGRALGFGADAGAGGQSDMDMASSTARKALPPELWNRIDERLPFRPLREGEVARIATLLLNESSKRLATERGIEYVAGEDVVSHLLKSGGFDPQLGARPMRQVVQRLVEGPLAERILLGEFVAGDRVRVAVQDSQLAFQLETV is encoded by the coding sequence ATGGTCGATAGCACGGATCTCGCGCAGGTACTCCACGAGGCGAAGGACATTGCGCAGAGCGTCGCACAGAAGCTCAGCTCCGCGCATGTGTTGCTCGCGCTCTTCACCGTGGACAACCCCGCGCAAGTTCTCCTGAGGGAGAAGGGTGTCGATGAGGACGGGCTGCTGGAGCGCATGACGGGTGCGCCCACGGAGGAGGAGCACCTCGTCCGGGACCTGTGTCAGCGCGCCCGCGTCATCGCCCAGCAGTGTGACTCGCGCGAGGCGGACTGCCTGCACCTGCTCATCGCCTTCGCCCGGGTGCGGTGCGCGGCCAACGACTTGCTGGCCCAGGCGGGCGTGGACCTCATCGGCCTGCGCACCACGGCGCTCTCCTACTTCACCAGCGGGCGCATGCCGCGCAAGCTGCAGCAGTCGAGCCGGGCGCAGCCTCCGCATGCGCTGGGTTCGCGCTATCCGCTGGGTCGCCCCCTGGGTGCCCCGCCCTCTCCCCTGCCCCAGGCCGCCGTGGCCTTGAGCCTGCCCCGGCCCACGCCGAGCCGGCCTTCGATGCCGGCGCTCTCGCCACGGGACCTCATTGATGAGGACGAGGGTCGGGACGAGGCGCCGGTCGCCGCGGAGCCTGCTCCCCAGGCGCCCGTGGCACGGGCCATTCCGGTGCCTCCCGCGCCGGCCTCCCTGCTGCCCCAGGCGCGCCCCGCGCTGCCGACGCCGGCGCCACTGTCGACGACGAAGCCGGGCTCGCTGGCGCTGGATGCCAAGCAGTACCCGCTGCTCACCTCGCTGGGCCGCAACCTGAGCGTGCTGGCCCAGGAGGGCAAGCTGGACCCCGTGGTGGGCCGCGCCAAGGAGATGGAGGAGGTCATCGACATCCTCGGCAAGCGGCGCACCAACAACCCGTGCCTGCTGGGCGAGGCGGGCGTGGGCAAGACGGCGGTGGTGGAGGGCGTGGCGCAGCAGCTGGTGACGCTGCGCGGAACGCTGGCGACCAAGGTCCTGGTGGAGCTGGACATGGCCTCGCTGGTGGCGGGCACGCAGCTGCGCGGCTCCTTCTCCGAGAAGCTCAACGCGCTGAAGGACGAGGTGCGCAAGGCGGACGGGCGCGTGGTGGTCTTCATCGATGAGATCCACACGCTGGTGGGCGCGGGCTCCACGGGCGAGGGCCCGCAGGATGCGGCCAACGAGCTGAAGACGGCGATGGCGCGCGGGGAGTTCCCCTGCATCGGCGCGACGACGCACGATGAGTTCCGCAAGTTCATCACGAACGATCCCGCGCTGGAGCGCCGCTTCACGCCGGTGGTGGTGAACGAGCCCTCGGTGCCGGAGACGGTGGAGATCCTCAAGGGCGTGATTGGCCGGTACGAGGAGCACCACGGGCTGCAGTACGCGCCCGAGGCGCTGGAGGCGGCCGCGTCCCTGGCGTCTCGCTACGTGACGGACCGCTTCATGCCAGACAAGGCGATCTCCGTGGCGGACCTTGCGGGCTCGCGCTGCCACCGCGAGGGCAAGGCGACGGTGGAGCCGGCGGACGTGGCGCGCGTGGTGGCGAAGCTGGCGGGCGTGCCCGAGGAGCGGCTGCTGCTCAATGACTCGGCGCGGCTGCTCAGCCTGGAGACGGACCTCGCCGGGCGCGTCATCGGCCACGAGGACGCGGTGAGCCGCATCGCCCGGGTCATCCGGCGCAACTACGCGGGCTTCGCCTCGCGGCGCCCCATGGGCTCGTTCTTGTTCCTGGGCCCCACGGGCGTGGGCAAGACGGAGATGGCGCGGGCGCTGGCCGAGGTGCTGTTCGGCAACCGCGACGCGCTGGTGCGGCTGGACATGAGCGAGATGTCCGAGTCGCACGGGGTGTCGCGGCTCATCGGCTCACCGGCCGGCTACGTGGGCTATGGCGAGGGTGGCCAGCTCAGCGAGCCGGTGCGTCGGCGCCCCTCCTCGGTGGTGGTGCTGGACGAAATCGAAAAGGCGCACCGCGAGGTGCAGATGCTCCTGCTCCAGGTGCTGGAGGAGGGCCGACTCACGGACGGCAAGGGCCGGCACATCGACTTCTCGAACACGGTCGTCATCATGACGACGAACCTGGGCGCCGAGGCATTCTCGCGCACGGGGCGCGCGCTGGGGTTCGGCGCGGATGCGGGCGCCGGGGGCCAGAGCGACATGGACATGGCCAGCAGCACGGCGCGCAAGGCCCTGCCGCCGGAGCTGTGGAACCGCATCGACGAGCGGCTGCCGTTCCGCCCGCTGCGCGAGGGCGAGGTGGCGCGGATCGCCACACTGCTGCTCAACGAGAGCAGCAAGCGGCTCGCGACGGAGCGCGGCATCGAATACGTGGCGGGCGAGGATGTGGTGAGCCACCTGCTGAAGTCGGGCGGGTTCGATCCGCAGCTGGGCGCCCGACCGATGCGTCAGGTGGTGCAGCGGCTGGTGGAAGGGCCGCTGGCCGAGCGCATCCTCCTGGGCGAGTTCGTCGCGGGAGACCGGGTGCGGGTGGCGGTGCAGGACAGCCAGCTCGCCTTCCAGCTCGAGACCGTCTGA
- a CDS encoding Rossmann-like and DUF2520 domain-containing protein has translation MAAKVGPMATQRPRVVVVGSGRLGGALALSLAARRWPVRVLSRTEEGRRRAQALGLKPATPQDLAQARVALLCVPDKAVSEVAREQARTLGKGAALVHCAGALSLQALGAPRGRATGSFHPLCAVSDPRDSLAGHAVAISTRSRALKAVLQRMAKDLELSVLHVPEARRAAYHAGAVLSAGGAVALMATAVEAMEHAGVSADQALAALLPLMRSALRGMEARGLAGGLTGPVVRGDAPVVAAHLQALPEEVAPVYRLLSLQALRLAEPRLSPEARVALAKLLQVSPGRRRP, from the coding sequence ATGGCTGCTAAGGTCGGGCCCATGGCCACGCAGCGTCCGAGGGTCGTGGTGGTGGGCTCGGGTCGGCTTGGAGGCGCTCTCGCGCTCTCCCTCGCCGCCCGCCGCTGGCCCGTGCGAGTCCTCAGCCGCACCGAGGAGGGGCGCCGCCGCGCCCAGGCGCTCGGGCTGAAGCCGGCCACGCCCCAGGACCTGGCCCAGGCGCGAGTAGCGCTGCTCTGCGTTCCGGACAAGGCCGTGTCCGAAGTGGCCCGAGAGCAGGCGCGGACGCTCGGCAAGGGCGCGGCGCTGGTGCATTGCGCGGGCGCCCTGTCGCTTCAGGCGCTGGGGGCTCCGCGAGGCCGGGCGACGGGCTCGTTCCACCCGCTCTGCGCCGTGTCGGACCCGAGGGACTCGCTGGCGGGGCACGCCGTGGCGATCAGCACCCGCTCCCGCGCCTTGAAGGCCGTGCTCCAGCGGATGGCGAAGGACCTGGAGCTGAGCGTGCTGCATGTCCCCGAAGCGCGACGCGCCGCCTACCACGCGGGGGCCGTGTTGAGCGCGGGAGGCGCTGTGGCGCTCATGGCCACGGCGGTGGAAGCCATGGAGCACGCGGGCGTGTCCGCGGACCAAGCGCTCGCGGCGCTGCTGCCCCTGATGCGCTCGGCGCTGCGAGGAATGGAGGCCCGAGGCCTGGCGGGCGGGCTCACGGGCCCCGTGGTTCGGGGTGACGCGCCGGTGGTCGCGGCCCATCTCCAGGCGCTCCCGGAGGAGGTGGCGCCGGTGTACCGCCTGCTCTCGCTTCAAGCGCTGCGACTGGCCGAACCGCGACTTTCTCCCGAGGCTCGCGTGGCCCTCGCGAAGCTCCTCCAAGTCTCCCCTGGGAGGCGACGGCCATGA